The nucleotide sequence GCCGTCATATTTGATCAGGAACGGCCGGTCGTTGGCGATCAGTTCGGCGAACAGCGACACCAGGAACAGGATCATGAAGATCCAGAACGACCAGTAGCCGCGCCGGTTCGCCTTGAAATTCTGCCAGCGCCGCCTGTTGAGCGGCGACGGCACGAACGGCTTGCGCGTGATCGGCACGGCATCGCCCAGAGGCGACTTCGCCGTGATTTCGATCGGCGTGGTGGGGGCGGCCAGCGTCATCAGACCTCCCGTGCCTCGAAATCGATCCGCGGATCGATCCACATGTAGGTCAAGTCGGAGATGAGGTTGATCACGAGGCCGACGAGCGAAAAGATGTAGAGGGTGCCGAACACCACGGGGTAGTCACGGTTGAGCACGCTCTCGAAACTGAGCAGTCCCAGCCCGTCCAGCGAGAAGATGGTCTCGATCAGGAGCGAGCCCGAGAAGAAGGCGTGAATGAAGGTGCTGGGAAAGCCCGCGATGACGATCAACATCGCGTTGCGGAAGACGTGGCCATAGAGCACCCGATTCTCGCCGCAGCCCTTCGCGCGCGCGGTCATGACGTATTGCTTGCGGATCTCGTCCAGAAACGAGTTCTTGGTCAGGAACGTCATGGTGGTGAACGCGCCGAGCCCCATGGCGATCAAGGGCAGCGTCAAGTGCCAGAAGTAATCGATGATCTTCCAGTACCAGGGATATTGCGACCAGCCGTCCGAGGTCAGCCCGCGCAGCGGAAACCAGTTGAAGAACGAGCCGCCGGCGAACAGGATGATCAGGAGGATCGCGAACAGAAAGCCGGGGATCGCATAGCCGAGCACGAGCACGGTCGACGTCCAGGTATCGAAACGCGTACCGTCCTTGACCGCCTTGCGGATGCCGAGCGGGATCGAGATCAGATAGGTCAGGAGCGTCAGCCAGATGCCGAGCGAGATCGAGACTGGCAGCTTCTCCTTGATCAGCTGGAGCACGCTGACATCGCGAAAATAGCTGTTGCCAAAATCGAAGCGGGCGAAATTCCACACCATCAGCGCGAAGCGTTCCGGTGCTGGCTTGTCGAAGCCGAATTGCTTCTCCAGCTTCTTGATGAAGTCAGGGTCCAGGCCCTGCGCGCCGCGATATTTCGAGTTGATGGCATCGCCACCGGCCCCTAACTGCCCCGGCGCGCGCTGCGCAAAGTCGCCGCCGCCCGAAATGCGCGAGCTGCCGCCGGTATCGGCGCCGGAGAGCTGCGCGATCACGCGCTCGACCGGGCCGCCCGGGGCGAACTGCACGACGATGAAGGAGACGAAGAGGATCCCGAGCAGCGTCGGGATCATCAGGAGGATGCGGCGGGCAATATAGGCGCTCATGATTATTTCGCCTGCTGCAGCTTGGCCGCCTTGCCGGGGTCGGACCACCAGATATCAGGAGCGCCGACGCCGTTGGCATAACGCGGCAGCTTCTGCGGATGACCGAACTGATCCCAATAAGCGAGCCGGTGAGTCTTGTTGTACCATTGCGGCACCCAATAGCGGCCGGCGCGGAACAGGCGATCGAAGGCACGGCAGGCGAAGGTCAATTCCTCCCGGCTGTCGGCCGACATGATCTTCTCGATCAGGGCGTCGATGGCCGGGCTGGAGATGCCCGCGAGGTTGTACGATCCCTTGGTGGCCGCAACCTGCGACGAGAAGAACGCGCGCATGGGGTCGCCCGGCGTCGCCGACATGCTGAAGCGCTGGATCGTCATGTCGAAATCGAAATCTTCGACGCGCGCCCGGTACTGCACGGCATCAACCAGCCGAAAACTCGCCTCGATCCCGAGCGTTCCCAAATTCTTGATGTACGGCGCGTGATGTGGCTGGAGCGACGGCTCCTCCGCCAGGAATTCGATCTTGAATACTTCGCCGCTCGGCAACATCCGCTTGGCGTCCTTGATGGGGAAGCCGGCCTCGTTCAGCAATTGCTGCGCCTTGCGCAACAGGCCGCGGTCTTGCCCGGACCCGTCCGAAACCGGCGGCAGGAAGGGCGCAGCAAACACCTCGTCAGGCACCTGACCGCGAAACGGCTCCAGCAGCTTCAGCTCTTCCGCCGAGGGCGGCCCGTTGCTCGCCATGAGGTCCGAGTTCTGAAACGGCGACACCGTACGGGCGTAGGCGCCGTACATGATGGTCTTGTTGGTCCACTCGAAGTCGAAGGCATTGATCAGGGCCTCGCGCACGCGAGGATCCTTGAATTTGTCGCGCCGCGTGTTGATGAACCAGCCTTGCGCACCGGACGGTGTATCGTCCGGCACGATCTCGAGCTTGACGCGGCCATCCTTCACCGCCTGAAAATCATAACGCGTCGCCCAGATGCGGGAGGTGAATTCCTCGCGATAGAGATAATTCTTGCCGGTGAAGCCTTCGAAAGCGACGTCGCGGTCGCGATAGAATTCATAGCGCACGGCGTCGAAATTGTAACTGCCACGGCAAGATGGCAGATCGGCAGCCCACCAGTCCTTCACCCGCTCGAACTCGATGTAGCGATTGACCTCGAACCTGCCGACCCTGTACGGCCCCGAGCCCAGCGGAATTTCCAGAGACGTTTCGTCGAATGGGCGAGACGCGTAATACGCTTTGGAGAAGATCGGCAGTCCGGCGACATAGAGCGGCACGTCGCGGGCGCGTCCCTTGGCAAAGGTGACGACGAGCGTCGAATCGTCGACGGCTTCCGCGCTCACAAAGTCACGCATCTGCACGATGATCAGCGGGTGGCCCTTGGCCTTCAGCGTCGTCAGCGAGTATGCCGCGTCGTGAGCGGTGAGCTTCGTGCCGTCGTGGAATTTCGCCTCAGGCCGCATCGTGAAGCGATAGACCAGCCGGTCCGGCGAGATCTGCACGGACTTGGCGGCAAGCCCATACATCGCGTCCGGCTCGTCGCTTGCCCGCACCATCAGCGGCACGAACGTCATGTCCATGCCTTGCGCGCCGTCGCCCTTGAGAATGTAGGCGTTGAGCGAGTTGAAAGTCTGGTACGACTGGTTGTAAGCGCGTACCGACGGAATGAGCGAGAAGGTGCCGCCCTTCGGCGCATCAACGTTGACGTAGTCGAAATGATGGAACCCGGCGGGATATTTGAGATCACCGAAGGCCGAGATGCCGTGCGCCTCGGCAGGCATCTCCGATGCCGCAGCACCACGCCGCCAGGCCGCACTGAGCGCGCCGCCGGCACCTAGGGCCAGCACATGCCTGCGTGAAAGCTGCGCCATGCGCAAAGGCTCCCTCAAGAGCGTTTTCCGATGCGGGCGGCCTTCTCAGTGTCGTACCACCACAACGTCGGCAGGCCGGACCGCCCGTATTTCGGCAACGGCTCGGCGTGACCGAAGCGGTCCCAGCGGGCGTAGCGCGAGAAGCCATAGGTGAACTGCGGCACGAGGTAGAAATTCCACAGCAGCACGCGATCGAGCGCGTGGGTCGCCGCGACCAGCTCGCCGCGATCCTTGGCGTAGATCACCTTCTCGATCAGGGCATCGACCGCGGGATT is from Bradyrhizobium xenonodulans and encodes:
- a CDS encoding extracellular solute-binding protein — its product is MAQLSRRHVLALGAGGALSAAWRRGAAASEMPAEAHGISAFGDLKYPAGFHHFDYVNVDAPKGGTFSLIPSVRAYNQSYQTFNSLNAYILKGDGAQGMDMTFVPLMVRASDEPDAMYGLAAKSVQISPDRLVYRFTMRPEAKFHDGTKLTAHDAAYSLTTLKAKGHPLIIVQMRDFVSAEAVDDSTLVVTFAKGRARDVPLYVAGLPIFSKAYYASRPFDETSLEIPLGSGPYRVGRFEVNRYIEFERVKDWWAADLPSCRGSYNFDAVRYEFYRDRDVAFEGFTGKNYLYREEFTSRIWATRYDFQAVKDGRVKLEIVPDDTPSGAQGWFINTRRDKFKDPRVREALINAFDFEWTNKTIMYGAYARTVSPFQNSDLMASNGPPSAEELKLLEPFRGQVPDEVFAAPFLPPVSDGSGQDRGLLRKAQQLLNEAGFPIKDAKRMLPSGEVFKIEFLAEEPSLQPHHAPYIKNLGTLGIEASFRLVDAVQYRARVEDFDFDMTIQRFSMSATPGDPMRAFFSSQVAATKGSYNLAGISSPAIDALIEKIMSADSREELTFACRAFDRLFRAGRYWVPQWYNKTHRLAYWDQFGHPQKLPRYANGVGAPDIWWSDPGKAAKLQQAK
- a CDS encoding microcin C ABC transporter permease YejB; this translates as MSAYIARRILLMIPTLLGILFVSFIVVQFAPGGPVERVIAQLSGADTGGSSRISGGGDFAQRAPGQLGAGGDAINSKYRGAQGLDPDFIKKLEKQFGFDKPAPERFALMVWNFARFDFGNSYFRDVSVLQLIKEKLPVSISLGIWLTLLTYLISIPLGIRKAVKDGTRFDTWTSTVLVLGYAIPGFLFAILLIILFAGGSFFNWFPLRGLTSDGWSQYPWYWKIIDYFWHLTLPLIAMGLGAFTTMTFLTKNSFLDEIRKQYVMTARAKGCGENRVLYGHVFRNAMLIVIAGFPSTFIHAFFSGSLLIETIFSLDGLGLLSFESVLNRDYPVVFGTLYIFSLVGLVINLISDLTYMWIDPRIDFEAREV